CAGGAGATACAGTAATGATAAAGGCGGTGTAAAGGGTTGCTGGCTGTTCTTCGAGAAATTTCTTTAAGAATCGAGCTTTTTTGATGTTAATGAAAGCTCCTTCAGCTTTGGCAGTAATGCGTTCTTGTGATGAACAAGTTCGAACAATCTGTTCAAGATGGGCCTCTTCCACAGACAAGGTATGGAAGAGGAGTCTATGAACAATAAGATCTACATATCGACGGATTGGACTAGTAAAATGAGTATAATAATCTAGGCAAAGGCCGTAATGGCCTGTATTTTCCGTGGAATAGGAAGCTGTTTTCATACTACGCACGAATTGAGAATGAAGGATGGGCTCTAAAGGATGCCCCGCAGTTGCTTCCTGTAGTAAATACTGATAATCAGGTTCTTGTGCAGGAGTTTCTGTAATAGTGAAACCCATAGCTTTTGCTGTTTCCCTGAAAAGAAGAAGATTTTCTTCGTTAGGAGGCTCGTGTATGCGAAAAGGCATGGATACTCCCTGATGAGAAATGTGATAAGCAATCACTTCATTAGCTTTTAGCATAAACTCTTCGATGAGTTTGTGCGCTGCTGTTTGTTGATTTTCGACTAAGGCCACCGGCTCTTGTAAATTGTCAAGGGACATAGTGAAAGACGGGAGTACAAGGCGAATGCACCCTCGTTGTTCCCGAATATTGGAAAAAATACGGCTAAGTTCAGCCATGTCTAAAATTGTTTTAGAAATAGGATGAGGGTGTTTTTTTTCAATGATTTCATCTACTTCGTCGTAAGTCATACGGTATTTGCTACGAATGACGCTACGTAAAATTCTGTAATCGGAAAGAAATCCTTCTTTAGAAAAAGTCATGAAAACGGATACTGCTAAACGATCCACATTGGGTTTTAAACTGCACAAATTATCAGAAAGAGCTGAAGGTAGCATAGGAACTACTTTTCCTGGGAAATAGATGGAATTACATCGCTTAGCGGCCTCTTTATCTAGAGCAGAGTTTGGAGTAACATAATGGGAGACGTCTGCAATATGTACACCTAAGATATAGTTCCCCATATGATCATAGGTTAACGAAACTGCATCATCGAAATCTTTAGCGGAAGCAGAGTCAATAGTAAAGCAAAGAAGGTCTCGGAGATCTTTTCTAGAATGTAAAGCCTGTGAGATATGTTTCTGTAAAAATTGACTGGCTTCTTGCACAACGGCTTCAGGAAACTCTTCAGTAATAGAAAATTCTGCTTTAATGACGGGGAAATCTGTTTTGGCATTAGAGATATTTCCCATGAATTCTAGCATGACCAAAGGAGAAAGTTCCTTACTTTGAGGGTTCTCTTTCCATGCAGGAGTTTTCAGTAATAGCCGATCCCCAATTTTATAAGTTCTTTTAGGTAGAAGCTCTGCTTTTAAAGCGCTTTCAGGACTTATAGTATTAACACAAACCATTGCTAAGGTAGGATTAATGAGAGAAAGAATGGTGCCCACTAAGACAGTTCTTCCTCGAGAAAGAACCTTATGGATAACACCTTTTCTTTTTTCTCCTCTACGAAGGGAGGAAGGGAGAGCTACTAGGACGTGATCTCCATCTAAAGCGCCTTTTAAGTCGCTAGCGGGGATAAAAATATCAAAAGGATATAACTCTGGCTGATCTGGAGAAACGAATCCAAATCCTTTTTTAGGATGGACGAACAATACACCAGGAACCAGAATCGGTTTTTTATTTTTTAGAAATTTTTTCTTATTTTTAGCTTTTCCCACAAGCTAAACTCCATTGCTGTCTTACTGCCTTGTACAGTTTGCTTTTTAAAACTTCTTGGAATGCTTGTGCATCCCGAAGTTCAGCAGGGCAGCTGGTTTGGATTATACAACGCTTTTTAACAAAAGCGCTTGTGCTATAACAATCAAGATACGTATTACCTAGCATACATGAACAAAGGTATTAATTACTCTCAAGAAAGAAAAGAGGTGAAGGATTTTCAAAGAAAAAGACAAGAGCCTCTCTGAAAGAGGCTCCTGCTTAAGTAAAGAAGTACAACGAATTCTTTACTCTGGTTTATCGACAATTTCAACATCTGCGTCTTCGATATTATCTGTAGAAGAAGAGGCTCCTCCTGCAGGAGGTCTCGTGCTGAAACTATGTTTTTTCAGATCTTCAGAGTTAATATTCGGTCCACCTTGAGCATTGGCTGCGGAAGCAGCTGCTGCAGATGCTGACTGTGCTTGCATAGCTTCACCGATTTTTTGCATACGAGCACTCAATTCATCAGAAGCTGCTTTGATAGCCTCTGTAGAAGCATCTTCTTTTACGGCTTGACGAACTTTTTCAACTTGTTCTTCGATTTCTTTAACAAGATCCGCAGGGATTTTGTCGTGATAATCTTTAACCGCTTTTTCAGCTCTGAAAATCATACCGTCAGCTTCATTTTTTATGTCTGAAGCTTCTTTTCGTTTTTTATCCTCTTCTCTATTAAGTTCTGCATCGCGGATCATTTGTTGAATCTCTTCTTCTTTCAATCCAGAACTTGCTTCGATACGGATTTTTTGTTCGCGTCCACTAGCTGCATCTTTAGCAGATACGTGCAAAATTCCATTAGCATCAATATCAAAAGTCACTTCAATTTGTGGGTGACCTCTAGGAGCTGGAGGAATATCAGTTAGGTCAAATCGGCCAATTTCCTTATTGTCTTTAGCCATTGGTCGTTCACCTTGAAGAACAACGATGGTGACTGCAGGCTGATTATCTGCTGCCGTAGAAAAAATCTGTTTCTTTTGTGTAGGGATTGTCGTGTTTCTTTCTACGAGTGGAGTCATAACTCCTCCTAGGGTTTCAATTCCCAAAGAGAGAGGGATTACGTCAAGTAGAAGAACATCTTTAACTTCTCCTCCAAGGACCCCACCTTGAATAGCAGCTCCAACTGCAACTACTTCGTCAGGGTTAACACCTTTGTTAGGCTCTTTGCCGAAAATATCTTTAACAACAGCTTGTACTGCAGGCATTCTGGACATTCCTCCAACAAGAAGAACATCGTCAATATCAGATGCAGACAATTTGGCATCTTTCAAAGCTTGAGCACAAGGCTGCTTTGTTCGCTCAATGAGTGGTGAAGCCAGATGTTCGAATTGAGCTCGAGTTAACGTTAAGGCTAAGTGTTTAGGGCCGTTAGCATCAATTGTGATGAATGGTTGATTGATTTCTGTAGAAGATACCCCGGATAATTCGATTTTTGCTTTCTCAGCAGCATCTTTCAATCTTTGTAAAGCCATGTTATCTTTACTTAGATCAATACCTTCCTGTTTTTTAAATTCATCAAGCATCCAATTGATGATTACTTCATCGAAATCATCTCCCCCGAGGTGAGTGTCTCCATTTGTTGAAAGAACTTCGAAAACTCCATCACCAATTTCTAGGATAGAGATATCGAAAGTCCCTCCTCCAAGGTCGAAGACTGCGATTTTTTTATCTCCTTCTTTATCGATTCCGTAAGCAAGAGCGGCAGCAGTAGGCTCTGGAATGATACGTTTAACGTCTAATCCTGCAATGCGTCCTGCATCCTTTGTAGAAGCTCTTTGGGAATCATTAAAGTAAGCAGGAACTGTAATCACAGCTTCGGTTACTGTTTCGCCAAGATAAGCCTCAGCTGTCTCTTTCATTTTCATTAAGATTTGAGCTCCAATCTCTTCCGGAGTATATAGCTTGTCTTCTACACTAAATACGGCATCTCCTTTAGGATTAGAAGTCACTTTATAAGGGACCGTTTTAATCTCTGACTCAACTTCGGAGAATTTTCTACCGATGAATCGTTTAGTGGAGGCAAGTGTTTTTTCTGGATTTGTTACTGCTTGGCGTTTTGCAGGAATCCCCACTAGAGTTTCACCACCTTTAAAAGCTACGATAGAGGGAGTGGTGCGTGTTCCTTCTGAGGAGGCGATAACTTTAGGCTGGCCACCTTCCATAACGGAGACGCAGGAGTTTGTTGTCCCTAGGTCAATACCAATGATTTTATTGGATTTTCTTTTTTCGCTCATATTGACACCTAATTTCTAGGATAATTATTCTTTTTCTTCATTACTGTCTTTGTTCCCTTTAGAGGGAGTTTTTGCTACTTTCACTTTAGCTACACGGATAGGACGATCTCCTATCTTATAACCTTTACTAAATTCCTCCAAGATAG
This genomic window from Chlamydia sp. contains:
- a CDS encoding ribonuclease R family protein, with the translated sequence MGKAKNKKKFLKNKKPILVPGVLFVHPKKGFGFVSPDQPELYPFDIFIPASDLKGALDGDHVLVALPSSLRRGEKRKGVIHKVLSRGRTVLVGTILSLINPTLAMVCVNTISPESALKAELLPKRTYKIGDRLLLKTPAWKENPQSKELSPLVMLEFMGNISNAKTDFPVIKAEFSITEEFPEAVVQEASQFLQKHISQALHSRKDLRDLLCFTIDSASAKDFDDAVSLTYDHMGNYILGVHIADVSHYVTPNSALDKEAAKRCNSIYFPGKVVPMLPSALSDNLCSLKPNVDRLAVSVFMTFSKEGFLSDYRILRSVIRSKYRMTYDEVDEIIEKKHPHPISKTILDMAELSRIFSNIREQRGCIRLVLPSFTMSLDNLQEPVALVENQQTAAHKLIEEFMLKANEVIAYHISHQGVSMPFRIHEPPNEENLLLFRETAKAMGFTITETPAQEPDYQYLLQEATAGHPLEPILHSQFVRSMKTASYSTENTGHYGLCLDYYTHFTSPIRRYVDLIVHRLLFHTLSVEEAHLEQIVRTCSSQERITAKAEGAFINIKKARFLKKFLEEQPATLYTAFIITVSPEGLSFVLPEFCHESFIPASKLPKEYVIKTKIGLEDLPEHLRPGTAISVQLASVTLLTQAIEWNLVKPQEQRTSKKRKAESHTTKEKKKISPKKKKAGTKTKKNSGKG
- the dnaK gene encoding molecular chaperone DnaK, with the protein product MSEKRKSNKIIGIDLGTTNSCVSVMEGGQPKVIASSEGTRTTPSIVAFKGGETLVGIPAKRQAVTNPEKTLASTKRFIGRKFSEVESEIKTVPYKVTSNPKGDAVFSVEDKLYTPEEIGAQILMKMKETAEAYLGETVTEAVITVPAYFNDSQRASTKDAGRIAGLDVKRIIPEPTAAALAYGIDKEGDKKIAVFDLGGGTFDISILEIGDGVFEVLSTNGDTHLGGDDFDEVIINWMLDEFKKQEGIDLSKDNMALQRLKDAAEKAKIELSGVSSTEINQPFITIDANGPKHLALTLTRAQFEHLASPLIERTKQPCAQALKDAKLSASDIDDVLLVGGMSRMPAVQAVVKDIFGKEPNKGVNPDEVVAVGAAIQGGVLGGEVKDVLLLDVIPLSLGIETLGGVMTPLVERNTTIPTQKKQIFSTAADNQPAVTIVVLQGERPMAKDNKEIGRFDLTDIPPAPRGHPQIEVTFDIDANGILHVSAKDAASGREQKIRIEASSGLKEEEIQQMIRDAELNREEDKKRKEASDIKNEADGMIFRAEKAVKDYHDKIPADLVKEIEEQVEKVRQAVKEDASTEAIKAASDELSARMQKIGEAMQAQSASAAAASAANAQGGPNINSEDLKKHSFSTRPPAGGASSSTDNIEDADVEIVDKPE